The following proteins are encoded in a genomic region of Methylibium petroleiphilum PM1:
- a CDS encoding serine hydrolase domain-containing protein codes for MFDTDQAAGAVTRGAARPALLLAAAVLAFFTSAAQPQPQTSAASTFETDTELQAATRLFSAWLEGHMAQRGTPGVMVGVVHDQQLVWHKGFGFADVASQRPMTAQTRFRMASHSKMLTAIAVMQLREEGRLRLDDPVAQHLPWFKLKPAGDDDGPVTIEQLLSHSSGLPREASDHWTSLQFPSRSELQALMAQRQSTFAPQVRWKYSNLAYGVAGQVVEQLSGQPFASYAQAHILGPLGMQDSSYDQDVPGLATPYGRRLPDGTRVSFPFVDARGLAAATGLTSTLDDMVKFVSAQFRRGPRGGTQIISSGSLREMHRVRSVDENWSVGTGLGFLTTRINNKSYVGHGGGYPGYTTQTLFHLGDKLGVIVLTNSADSGVNDIARQAIAAFGPPVAKVAAAGATTPAWDPAWARFQGMYRSRGGDTFVVMLNKRLVLLGASAAGIDAATRLEPLGNGHFRLDSATGGPPVGEVVYFQEGSGKPMRMVVGDNTSERIAAP; via the coding sequence ATGTTCGACACAGATCAGGCTGCGGGCGCAGTGACCAGAGGCGCCGCGCGGCCCGCGTTGCTGCTGGCAGCAGCTGTGCTGGCCTTCTTCACATCGGCCGCGCAGCCGCAGCCGCAGACTTCAGCCGCGTCGACCTTCGAGACAGACACTGAGCTGCAGGCCGCGACACGGCTCTTCTCCGCTTGGCTGGAAGGCCACATGGCCCAGCGCGGCACGCCGGGTGTCATGGTCGGCGTCGTGCATGACCAGCAGCTGGTCTGGCACAAAGGCTTCGGCTTTGCCGATGTCGCGTCTCAGCGGCCCATGACCGCGCAGACCCGCTTCCGCATGGCCTCGCACTCCAAGATGCTCACCGCCATCGCCGTCATGCAACTGCGTGAAGAGGGCCGGCTGCGGCTGGACGACCCGGTGGCCCAGCACCTGCCGTGGTTCAAGCTGAAGCCGGCGGGCGACGACGACGGGCCTGTCACGATCGAACAGCTGCTGTCGCACAGCTCGGGCTTGCCGCGCGAAGCCAGCGACCACTGGACCTCGCTGCAGTTCCCCAGCCGCAGCGAGTTGCAGGCGCTGATGGCGCAGAGACAGTCGACCTTCGCGCCGCAGGTGCGCTGGAAGTACTCGAATCTGGCCTACGGCGTGGCCGGCCAGGTGGTGGAGCAGCTCAGCGGACAACCGTTCGCCAGCTACGCGCAGGCCCACATCCTGGGCCCGCTGGGCATGCAGGACTCCAGCTACGACCAGGACGTGCCGGGCCTGGCCACGCCCTACGGCCGGCGCCTGCCGGACGGCACGCGTGTGAGCTTCCCCTTCGTCGATGCGCGTGGCCTGGCTGCTGCCACCGGCCTGACCTCGACGCTCGACGACATGGTGAAGTTCGTCTCGGCCCAGTTCCGGCGCGGCCCGCGTGGCGGCACGCAGATCATCAGCAGCGGCTCCCTCCGTGAGATGCACCGCGTGCGGTCCGTGGACGAGAATTGGTCCGTTGGCACCGGCCTGGGCTTTCTGACCACGCGCATCAACAACAAGAGCTACGTCGGCCACGGCGGCGGCTACCCCGGCTACACGACGCAGACGCTGTTCCACCTTGGCGACAAGCTCGGCGTCATCGTGCTCACCAACAGCGCCGATTCGGGCGTGAACGACATCGCCCGCCAGGCGATTGCGGCCTTTGGCCCGCCGGTGGCGAAAGTCGCCGCCGCAGGCGCGACCACCCCCGCCTGGGACCCGGCCTGGGCGCGTTTCCAGGGCATGTACCGCAGCCGCGGCGGCGACACCTTTGTGGTCATGCTGAACAAGCGGCTGGTGCTGCTGGGCGCGTCGGCGGCGGGCATCGATGCCGCCACCCGGCTGGAGCCGCTCGGCAACGGCCACTTCCGGCTCGACAGCGCCACAGGGGGGCCGCCGGTCGGCGAGGTGGTGTACTTTCAGGAGGGCAGCGGCAAGCCCATGCGCATGGTCGTGGGCGACAACACGTCGGAGCGCATCGCGGCGCCTTAG
- a CDS encoding alpha/beta hydrolase domain-containing protein produces the protein MLRWFFLALIAGFMSTPAPAEVVAIEVTDQRPWIPGRAFGAGEYELLTGRVRYEIDPAAASSRDVADIHLAPRNARGKVEFHGPFLLLRPRDAARANGTTVFEFANRGRDQSNGLLFQADSFALSRNETREVSRSTLFDMGYTLAWAGWQGDLQADEFGLTVPSVPVTGSVRAAAFLGWGPGRRDGGDFDQEAPCVLEGAESSAVLRTHRSLEDPGEVMPRAAWRFARRAADGRVVDDRCAFVLATPVDRPTLVTIVFTAGPAKVMGLGQAALRDFASHLKHGDTVSALNRHPAYARRVIGYGYSQGGRLIRDFLYRGFNADARGRRVLDGVLDTASGAGRGSFNHRYALPGEAGNSVRSHLRAVDLYPFADLPTPDIAGPGPAEGLLDRARRDGVQPRLFHVLNSTEYWARAGSLLHTTVDGRQPVPEAEGTRTYAFAGTAHAPQASTLFLESSDRAALPYNDNDDLALALPALLVGLDRWISAGAEPPPSTHPRWGSTLVPPDKLRFPAIPGVVVPTAPPPRYQLDLGRDYRSQGVITEPPQVGPPYVLLVPQVDADGNELGAWCGLAQSVPLGTYTAWNPRDAALLPFGFISGLRGAFIPFPATAAAGARAKDPRRSIAERYVGVDGYMAMVEHAIEAQVAAGFLLPQDREQARTTMRTYWDRVARLRFHWPPRVP, from the coding sequence ATGCTCCGCTGGTTCTTCTTGGCCCTGATAGCCGGGTTCATGTCCACGCCGGCCCCCGCCGAGGTGGTCGCGATCGAGGTCACGGACCAGCGGCCTTGGATACCGGGTCGTGCCTTTGGCGCCGGAGAATACGAGCTGCTGACGGGCCGGGTGCGCTACGAAATTGACCCCGCCGCGGCCTCGTCCCGTGATGTCGCCGACATCCATCTCGCGCCGCGCAATGCCCGGGGCAAGGTCGAGTTTCATGGCCCCTTCCTGCTGCTGCGTCCGCGCGACGCCGCCAGGGCCAACGGGACCACCGTCTTCGAGTTCGCCAATCGCGGCCGCGATCAATCGAATGGTCTGCTGTTCCAGGCCGACAGCTTCGCCCTCAGCAGGAACGAGACGCGTGAAGTCTCGCGCTCGACCCTGTTCGACATGGGCTACACCTTGGCATGGGCCGGGTGGCAGGGCGACCTGCAGGCCGACGAATTCGGTCTGACCGTACCGTCTGTGCCGGTCACGGGATCCGTCCGGGCGGCCGCCTTCCTGGGTTGGGGCCCTGGTCGACGCGATGGCGGCGACTTCGATCAAGAAGCCCCCTGCGTGCTCGAAGGCGCCGAGTCAAGCGCCGTGCTGCGCACCCACCGCAGCCTGGAAGATCCGGGAGAGGTCATGCCCCGCGCTGCGTGGCGGTTCGCCAGGAGGGCGGCAGATGGTCGCGTCGTTGATGACCGGTGCGCCTTTGTCCTCGCAACCCCGGTCGATCGACCGACGCTGGTGACCATCGTCTTCACCGCCGGGCCGGCCAAGGTGATGGGGCTGGGGCAGGCCGCCTTGCGCGACTTTGCCTCCCACCTGAAGCATGGCGACACCGTCAGCGCGCTGAACCGTCATCCGGCCTATGCGCGCCGAGTGATCGGCTACGGGTACTCGCAAGGCGGGCGGTTGATCCGCGACTTCCTCTACCGGGGCTTCAATGCCGACGCACGAGGGCGTCGCGTGCTGGATGGTGTGCTCGACACGGCCAGCGGCGCGGGCCGCGGCTCCTTCAACCACCGCTATGCACTGCCAGGAGAGGCAGGTAACTCGGTGAGGAGCCACTTGCGAGCCGTCGACCTTTATCCCTTCGCCGACCTGCCAACGCCGGACATCGCCGGGCCAGGCCCCGCAGAAGGCTTGCTGGACCGCGCGCGTCGGGATGGGGTTCAGCCGCGCCTGTTCCATGTGCTCAACTCGACGGAATACTGGGCGAGGGCGGGCTCTCTGCTTCACACCACCGTGGATGGCCGCCAGCCTGTGCCCGAGGCCGAGGGCACACGCACTTATGCCTTCGCCGGGACCGCGCACGCACCCCAGGCATCGACCTTGTTCCTGGAAAGCAGCGACCGCGCAGCGTTACCCTACAACGACAACGACGATCTGGCGTTGGCGCTGCCCGCCTTGTTGGTGGGCCTCGACCGGTGGATCTCGGCGGGTGCGGAGCCACCGCCGTCCACGCACCCGCGTTGGGGGTCCACGCTGGTACCGCCCGACAAGCTCAGGTTTCCAGCGATTCCGGGTGTTGTCGTGCCCACCGCCCCGCCGCCGAGGTACCAGCTCGATCTTGGGCGCGATTACCGATCGCAGGGCGTCATCACCGAGCCTCCACAGGTCGGCCCGCCGTATGTGCTGCTGGTGCCGCAGGTCGATGCGGATGGCAATGAACTCGGCGCCTGGTGCGGCCTTGCGCAGTCGGTCCCGCTTGGCACCTACACGGCCTGGAATCCGCGGGATGCGGCGCTGCTGCCCTTCGGCTTCATCTCGGGGCTGAGGGGGGCGTTCATTCCGTTTCCGGCCACGGCCGCAGCAGGTGCCCGCGCCAAGGACCCGCGGCGGTCGATTGCCGAGCGCTACGTTGGGGTGGACGGGTACATGGCGATGGTTGAGCATGCAATCGAGGCGCAAGTCGCCGCTGGCTTCCTGCTCCCGCAGGATCGCGAGCAGGCCCGCACCACCATGCGGACATACTGGGACCGGGTGGCCCGGCTGCGGTTTCATTGGCCTCCGCGTGTGCCATGA
- a CDS encoding DUF2970 domain-containing protein, which yields MNSLRYVQIVLWSFFGVRKRADHAIDLQRARPVPLLLVAVGLAALFVVGLVSLAGLAVRSLS from the coding sequence ATGAATTCGCTGCGCTATGTCCAGATCGTGCTGTGGAGCTTCTTCGGGGTGCGCAAGCGCGCCGACCACGCCATCGACCTGCAGCGCGCCCGGCCGGTGCCGCTGCTGCTGGTGGCGGTAGGCCTGGCCGCGCTGTTCGTCGTGGGCCTGGTGTCGCTGGCCGGGCTGGCGGTGCGCTCGCTGAGCTGA
- a CDS encoding metal-dependent hydrolase family protein, protein MRGDRAASHCCRATRSSSNLSEWFVLDAVRARQGLRLAADRESSLMAHFRPLVIALAAAPLLAVMPATAHSPQAPAAPVAVDAKAAPAEVLFRNVRVFDGKTARLTAPSNVLVKGNSIAAIGEAAASSTATVIDGGGRTLMPGLIDAHWHSMMAAIPLKDGLSAHPGFINIVAAGAAKDTLMRGFTSVRDLAGPAWGLKRAIDEGVTPGPRIWPSGAMISQTSGHADYRAFSDLPRSPSSPPHSTEVMGAARIADGPDEVRRAVREQLMMGASQIKLAAGGGVSSNFDPLDVAQYGEEEFRAAVESAENWGTYVGVHAYTPRAIQAAIKAGVRVIDHGQLMDDASAKLMAEKGVWLSMQPFLDDEDANPFPEGSANREKQLEMTRGTDSAYALAKKYRLKTAWGTDTLFDAKLAARQGAQLAKMVRWYTPGEVLVMATGTNAELLALSGKRAPYKGRLGVVEVGALADLLLVDGDPMADINLLADPERRLLVIMKDGKLYKNRLTH, encoded by the coding sequence GACTGGCAGCGGACAGGGAGAGCAGTTTGATGGCGCACTTTCGACCCCTCGTCATCGCGCTCGCTGCAGCGCCTCTGCTTGCAGTGATGCCTGCCACGGCGCATTCGCCTCAGGCGCCTGCCGCGCCGGTGGCGGTGGACGCCAAGGCGGCACCTGCCGAGGTCCTCTTCCGCAATGTTCGGGTCTTCGACGGCAAGACGGCCCGGTTGACGGCCCCGTCCAATGTGCTGGTCAAGGGCAACAGCATCGCGGCGATCGGCGAAGCTGCTGCGTCCTCCACCGCCACCGTGATCGACGGGGGAGGCCGCACGCTGATGCCCGGCCTGATCGATGCGCACTGGCACTCCATGATGGCGGCGATCCCGCTGAAGGACGGGTTGTCGGCACACCCGGGGTTCATCAACATCGTGGCGGCGGGAGCGGCCAAAGACACGCTGATGCGCGGCTTCACCAGCGTGCGGGATCTCGCGGGTCCCGCCTGGGGCTTGAAGCGCGCCATCGACGAGGGCGTGACGCCGGGCCCGCGCATCTGGCCTTCGGGCGCGATGATCTCGCAGACCAGCGGCCATGCGGACTATCGCGCGTTCAGCGACCTGCCGCGCTCTCCATCGTCGCCACCGCATTCAACCGAGGTGATGGGTGCGGCGCGCATCGCCGACGGACCGGACGAGGTACGCCGCGCCGTGCGCGAGCAGTTGATGATGGGCGCCAGCCAGATCAAGCTGGCGGCCGGCGGCGGGGTGTCCTCCAATTTCGATCCCCTGGATGTGGCGCAATACGGCGAGGAAGAGTTCCGTGCCGCCGTGGAATCGGCGGAGAACTGGGGCACCTACGTCGGCGTGCATGCATACACGCCGCGTGCGATCCAAGCGGCGATCAAGGCCGGTGTCCGCGTCATCGACCATGGCCAGCTGATGGACGATGCCTCCGCCAAGCTCATGGCAGAGAAGGGCGTGTGGTTGTCCATGCAGCCCTTCCTCGACGACGAGGACGCGAACCCTTTCCCGGAAGGTTCGGCGAACCGGGAGAAGCAGCTGGAGATGACCCGCGGGACCGACTCGGCCTATGCGCTGGCCAAGAAGTACCGGCTGAAGACGGCCTGGGGCACCGACACGCTGTTCGACGCCAAGCTGGCGGCGCGGCAGGGTGCGCAACTGGCGAAGATGGTGCGTTGGTACACGCCGGGCGAGGTGCTGGTGATGGCGACGGGCACCAACGCCGAACTGCTGGCGCTGTCGGGCAAGCGCGCCCCCTACAAGGGCCGCCTCGGCGTGGTGGAAGTGGGTGCGCTCGCCGACCTGCTGCTCGTCGATGGCGATCCGATGGCCGACATCAATCTCCTTGCCGATCCGGAACGGCGACTGCTGGTCATCATGAAAGACGGCAAGCTGTACAAGAACCGCCTGACCCACTGA
- a CDS encoding dioxygenase family protein, whose product MSTTAPATPLPALFVSHGSPMLALEPGRTGPFFRRLGQTIDTRFGRPKAIVVVSPHTAARLPLVLGSAQHHAVHDFGGFPPALYELQYGPPGAPTLATRVSALLAAAGIAAHPSDEAGLDHGIWAVLRFAWPDADVPVLPVALAPHQPPAAQWALGEALAPLLAEGVLVLGSGSLTHNLQLVFGRRRVDALGAEDGEEMAESRAFRDWVAGRSAARDRDALLAYRTQAPHAALMHPTDEHWLPFYIAAGAGGLAAPGLRLHDAVTYGCLAMDAYAFGAGAQPLAEALAA is encoded by the coding sequence ATGAGCACCACCGCACCTGCCACTCCCCTGCCCGCCCTGTTCGTCTCGCACGGCTCGCCGATGCTGGCGCTGGAGCCGGGCCGCACCGGGCCGTTCTTCCGGCGCCTGGGCCAGACCATCGACACGCGCTTCGGCCGGCCCAAGGCCATCGTGGTGGTGTCGCCGCACACCGCCGCGCGCCTGCCGCTGGTGCTGGGCAGCGCCCAGCACCACGCGGTGCACGACTTCGGCGGCTTTCCGCCCGCGCTGTACGAGCTGCAGTACGGCCCGCCCGGCGCGCCGACGCTGGCCACGCGCGTGAGTGCGCTGCTGGCCGCGGCCGGCATCGCCGCGCACCCCAGCGACGAGGCGGGGCTGGACCACGGCATCTGGGCGGTGCTGCGCTTCGCGTGGCCCGACGCCGACGTGCCGGTGCTGCCGGTGGCGCTGGCGCCGCATCAGCCGCCCGCGGCGCAGTGGGCGTTGGGCGAGGCGCTGGCGCCGCTGCTGGCCGAGGGCGTGCTGGTGCTGGGCAGCGGCAGCCTCACGCACAACCTGCAGCTGGTGTTCGGCCGGCGCCGGGTCGACGCGCTCGGCGCCGAGGACGGCGAAGAAATGGCCGAGAGCCGGGCCTTCCGCGACTGGGTGGCCGGCCGCAGCGCCGCGCGCGACCGCGACGCGCTGCTGGCCTACCGCACGCAGGCGCCGCACGCGGCGCTGATGCACCCGACCGACGAGCACTGGCTGCCGTTCTACATCGCCGCCGGGGCCGGCGGGCTGGCGGCGCCCGGGCTGCGGCTGCACGACGCGGTGACCTACGGCTGCCTGGCGATGGATGCCTATGCCTTCGGGGCGGGCGCGCAGCCGCTGGCGGAGGCGCTGGCGGCTTGA
- a CDS encoding c-type cytochrome, with translation MNGRWRHALAALLVGLGLASAAAAQGTPAPHWPPEDTLAQRVLACTTCHGKEGQATNFGYFPRIAGKPAGYLHHQLLAFRDGRRHYPLMSALVETLSDDYLREMAEYFAALDLPYPPPQTRDAPAALLERGRVLVREGDAARQLPACTQCHGEAMLGVQPAIPGLLGLPRDYLNSQLGQWRSGQRHALAPDCMADIARQLAPEDIAALSAWLSSQPVPAGGKPAAALPAKLPRPCSGVSP, from the coding sequence GTGAACGGCCGCTGGCGCCATGCGCTCGCCGCGCTGCTGGTGGGCCTGGGCCTCGCATCGGCCGCCGCGGCACAGGGCACGCCGGCGCCGCACTGGCCGCCGGAAGACACACTCGCGCAAAGGGTCCTGGCCTGCACCACCTGCCACGGCAAGGAAGGCCAGGCCACCAATTTCGGCTACTTCCCGCGCATCGCCGGCAAGCCCGCCGGCTACCTGCACCACCAGCTGCTCGCGTTCCGCGACGGGCGGCGCCACTACCCGCTGATGAGCGCACTGGTCGAGACCCTGTCCGACGACTACCTGCGCGAGATGGCCGAGTACTTCGCCGCGCTCGACCTGCCCTACCCGCCGCCGCAGACGCGCGACGCGCCGGCCGCGCTGCTGGAGCGCGGCCGCGTGCTGGTGCGCGAGGGCGATGCGGCGCGCCAGCTGCCGGCCTGCACGCAATGCCACGGCGAGGCGATGCTCGGCGTGCAGCCGGCCATCCCCGGCCTGCTGGGCCTGCCGCGTGACTACCTGAACAGCCAACTCGGCCAGTGGCGCTCGGGCCAGCGCCACGCGCTCGCACCCGACTGCATGGCCGACATCGCCCGCCAGCTGGCGCCGGAGGACATCGCGGCGCTGTCGGCCTGGCTGTCGTCGCAACCGGTGCCGGCCGGCGGCAAGCCCGCCGCCGCGCTGCCGGCGAAGCTGCCGCGGCCCTGCAGCGGCGTGTCGCCATGA
- a CDS encoding c-type cytochrome, with the protein MTKHPRGPRLALWAALGLVLIVAALWAAVWALNVRGESPMPAGDAAPFVATPQQVERGAYLARAGNCAGCHTARGGAAYAGGLAIETPFGTVFSSNLTPDPATGLGRWSAAHFWRAMHHGRSMDGRLLYPAFPYTDYTLVTREDSDALFAYLRSLPPVAQARPAHALRFPYDTQAALAVWRALYFEPARFEPEADRPADWNRGAYLVRGLGHCSACHTQRNALGASDLGLPLGGGLIPVQNWYAPSLRSADEAGVAEWSTQDVVDLLKTGRSARGSAMGPMAEVVARSTQHLNDADLNAMAVYLQSLPQHGARRPRAAQADVAAAGPADSRGAKLYEQHCAQCHGPAGEGAAGLYPPLAGNRAVSMDSAANLIRIVQGGGYLPATAGNPRPFGMPPFAHVLDEADTAAVLSYVRGAWGNDAAPVTPLEVLRLRPGALR; encoded by the coding sequence ATGACGAAGCATCCGCGCGGTCCCAGGCTGGCGCTGTGGGCGGCGCTCGGCCTCGTGCTGATCGTCGCCGCGCTGTGGGCTGCGGTGTGGGCGCTCAACGTGCGCGGCGAGTCGCCGATGCCGGCCGGTGACGCGGCGCCGTTCGTGGCGACGCCGCAGCAGGTGGAGCGCGGCGCCTACCTGGCGCGCGCCGGCAACTGCGCCGGCTGCCACACCGCGCGCGGCGGGGCCGCCTACGCCGGCGGCCTGGCGATCGAAACGCCGTTCGGCACCGTGTTCTCGTCCAACCTCACACCGGACCCCGCCACCGGCCTGGGCCGCTGGAGCGCCGCGCACTTCTGGCGCGCCATGCACCACGGCCGCTCGATGGACGGCCGCCTGCTCTACCCGGCCTTTCCGTACACCGACTACACCCTCGTCACGCGCGAGGACAGCGACGCGCTGTTCGCCTACCTGCGCAGCCTGCCGCCGGTGGCGCAGGCGCGGCCGGCGCACGCGCTGCGTTTCCCGTACGACACCCAGGCCGCGCTGGCGGTGTGGCGTGCGCTGTACTTCGAGCCGGCGCGCTTCGAGCCCGAGGCCGACCGCCCGGCCGACTGGAATCGCGGCGCCTACCTGGTGCGCGGCCTGGGCCATTGCAGCGCCTGCCACACCCAGCGCAATGCGCTGGGTGCCAGCGATCTGGGGCTGCCGCTCGGCGGCGGGCTGATCCCGGTGCAGAACTGGTACGCGCCCTCGCTGCGGTCGGCCGACGAAGCCGGCGTGGCCGAGTGGTCGACGCAGGACGTGGTGGACCTGCTGAAGACCGGCCGCTCGGCCCGCGGCTCGGCCATGGGGCCAATGGCCGAAGTGGTGGCCCGCAGCACCCAGCACCTGAACGACGCCGACCTGAACGCGATGGCGGTCTACCTGCAGTCGCTGCCGCAGCACGGCGCGCGCCGTCCGCGCGCGGCGCAAGCTGACGTGGCCGCGGCAGGGCCAGCCGACTCGCGCGGTGCAAAGCTCTACGAGCAGCACTGCGCGCAATGCCACGGCCCGGCCGGCGAGGGCGCCGCGGGCCTCTACCCGCCGCTGGCCGGCAACCGCGCGGTGAGCATGGACTCGGCCGCCAACCTGATCCGCATCGTGCAGGGCGGCGGCTACCTGCCGGCCACCGCCGGCAACCCGCGCCCCTTCGGCATGCCGCCGTTCGCCCACGTGCTGGACGAGGCCGACACCGCCGCGGTGCTGAGCTACGTGCGCGGTGCCTGGGGCAACGACGCGGCGCCGGTCACGCCGCTGGAAGTGCTGAGGCTGAGGCCGGGGGCGCTGCGGTGA